The following proteins are co-located in the Penaeus monodon isolate SGIC_2016 chromosome 10, NSTDA_Pmon_1, whole genome shotgun sequence genome:
- the LOC119577922 gene encoding 26S proteasome non-ATPase regulatory subunit 12-like → MSSAEKNTSEKKSSEKKVTEKKSTEKKADDSALPSVITDGGRVVKMEVDYSTTCDEKIPAAHQLAKEGRVQEAVESLMVLEKQTRTGADAHSTSRVLVAIVEICFGAGDWNLMNESIVTLTKKRSQIKMAVTKMVQKCCEYVDQTPDKETKLKLMDTLRTVTAGKIYVEVERARLTHKLAMMKEAEGDITEAATILQELQVETFGSMERKEKVEMILEQMRLCLLKKDFVRTQIISKKISTKFFDNEKVDDLKLKFYNLMIELDSHEGSFLSICRHYRAIYDSKSVQEDETEKKRILKHVILFIILAPYDNEQNDLLHRIKEDKTLEEIPQYKDLLQLFVTAELIKWSGLCDVYEAELRSNANTVFPKNEEGDNRWTQLKNRVVEHNIRMMAKYYTRIHLKRMAELLDLSVKESEEFLCQLVVSGTVTARMDRLEGIVNFGTTPEHSQLLNSWADSLHHLMALVNKTTHLINKEEMVHKHLLTVKE, encoded by the exons ATGTCATCTGCAGAGAAGAACACGTCAGAGAAGAAGTCCTCTGAAAAGAAGGTGACAGAAAAGAAGTCAACGGAGAAGAAGGCTGACGACAGTGCCCTCCCGAGTGTGATTACAGATGGGGGCCGGGTCGTGAAAATGGAGGTGGACTACTCGACAACCTGTGACGAGAAGATCCCTGCTGCACACCAGCTGGCCAAAGAGGGGCGCGTGCAGGAGGCAGTGGAGAGTCTCATGGTGCTGGAGAAGCAGACCAGAACG GGAGCAGATGCACATTCCACAAGCAGAGTCCTGGTTGCAATAGTGGAAATCTGTTTTGGTGCAGGAGACTGGAACCTGATGAATGAAAGCATTGTCACCCTCACCAAGAAGCGCTCCCAGATCAAGATGGCAGTGACTAAGATGGTGCAGAAATGTTGTGAATACGTTGATCAGAcaccagacaaagaaacaaagctTAAGCTCATGGACACTCTAAG GACCGTGACAGCAGGAAAGATTTATGTGGAGGTGGAGCGTGCACGACTCACCCACAAGCTAGCCATGATGAAGGAGGCCGAGGGAGACATCACTGAAGCTGCGACCATTCTTCAGGAGCTTCAGGTGGAAACATTTGGTTCAATGGAACGCAAAGAGAAG GTGGAGATGATTTTGGAACAGATGCGTCTCTGTCTCTTGAAGAAAGATTTTGTCCGCACTCAAATCATTTCCAAGAAGATCAGCACAAAATTCTTTGACAATGAGAAAGTGGATGACCTCAAGTTGAAGTTCTATAA TTTGATGATTGAACTAGACAGTCACGAGGGCTCCTTCCTGAGCATCTGCCGTCACTACCGTGCTATTTATGACTCCAAGAGTGTCCAGGAGgatgagacagagaagaagaggatacTGAAGCATGTTATTTTGTTCATCATTCTTGCGCCATATGATAATGAACAGAATGATCTCCTCCACCGCATCAAGGAGGACAAAACACTTGAGGAAATCCCTCAGTACAA AGATCTTCTTCAGTTATTTGTGACAGCTGAGCTGATCAAATGGTCTGGTCTCTGTGATGTGTATGAGGCAGAACTCAGATCAAATGCCAACACAGTTTTCCCAAAGAACGAGGAGGGAGATAATCGCTGGACACAGCTCAAGAACCGTGTGGTAGAACAT AATATTCGCATGATGGCTAAGTATTACACAAGGATTCACCTGAAGAGAATGGCTGAGCTTCTGGACCTCTCTGTCAAG gaaaGTGAGGAGTTTCTGTGTCAGTTGGTGGTCTCTGGCACTGTCACAGCCCGCATGGATCGACTGGAAGGCATTGTCAACTTTGGCACAACTCCTGAACATTCACAGCTGCTCAACAGTTGGGCTGACTCATTACACCACCTCATGGCACTTGTCAATAAGACTACACATCTCATCAACAAGGAAGAAATGGTACACAAACATCTGCTTACTGTGAAGGAGTAA